In Synechocystis sp. PCC 6714, the following are encoded in one genomic region:
- a CDS encoding HAD family phosphatase, producing MLKAVLLDFNGVVINDEAIHRALIDDLLLSENLRPLTPADYQQFCLGRSDRACLVDLFEHRGRGLTEAYLQKLIDRKAENYHQKLVALETLPIYDGLPEFLAHLQLRRLAIALVTGAVRAEVEYILDRAGLKTYFPVIVAGDDITASKPQPDGYQLAINKLNQWRQSQAVANSLTNDTTPLLPENCLAIEDTFAGIEAAKKAGVAVVGIAHTYPYHFMQRQANWAVDRFDQLDLDRLQVIFCRRKQPA from the coding sequence ATGTTAAAGGCAGTGTTATTGGACTTCAATGGTGTGGTGATCAATGACGAAGCCATTCACCGGGCCCTCATTGACGATTTATTGCTGAGTGAAAATTTACGCCCCCTCACCCCGGCCGATTATCAACAGTTTTGTCTGGGCCGCAGTGACCGGGCTTGTTTGGTAGATTTGTTTGAACATCGTGGCCGGGGTTTGACGGAAGCCTATCTGCAAAAGCTAATTGACCGCAAGGCAGAAAATTACCATCAAAAATTGGTGGCCTTGGAAACCCTACCCATTTATGATGGACTGCCTGAGTTTTTGGCCCATCTACAACTACGGCGGTTGGCGATCGCCTTGGTGACGGGGGCCGTGAGAGCAGAGGTGGAATATATCCTAGACCGGGCAGGGCTGAAAACTTACTTTCCGGTTATTGTGGCCGGGGACGACATCACTGCCAGTAAACCCCAACCGGATGGTTATCAGTTGGCCATTAATAAGCTCAACCAATGGCGCCAAAGCCAAGCTGTGGCCAATAGTCTAACCAATGATACCACTCCCCTTTTGCCGGAAAATTGTTTGGCGATTGAGGACACCTTTGCGGGCATTGAAGCGGCCAAAAAAGCTGGTGTAGCCGTGGTGGGCATTGCCCACACCTATCCCTATCACTTCATGCAAAGGCAAGCTAACTGGGCGGTGGATCGCTTTGATCAACTAGACCTAGATCGTTTACAGGTAATTTTTTGCCGCCGTAAACAGCCAGCTTAA
- a CDS encoding serine/threonine-protein kinase: MDLLCTRPGCARLNSFPDLDNRNTLQTAPQKFCTSCRMPLILAGRYLPVKLLGQGGFGAAYLALDRFTPTMPFCVVKQFQPSGNLNQQQLDLALSLFEREAVVLEKLGNRHGQIPDLFAYFPLLVDNPRTGRQDQFFYLVQEFINGQDLEKTIEKHGPMQESEVRWVLTEMLNILSFVHGTGAIHRDIKPSNLMRDQEGKLYLLDFGAVKQVTAGVGTGNESSTGIYSMGFAPPEQMTGSQVYPATDLYSLAVTCLYLLTGKTAQDLYDAYHNQWNWRSPGLKVSQSLAEVIDRLLLPTPKDRYSSAEEVLSALDGSKGNKGQSGTVANVSQGSKTQIQPASASSIPTPVAPKTPGKISQAVQNLPVVKVLFQGALTGSAIVFWGIIALSIFPQTNISLGILGMAVALMLLAQFKRLLEVTEMLSLNTLTILALLAIPGLSRWPWILALAAQLDFPVLVTVIVAALAGAIAVVITIALFLLILKLLFAILSKV; this comes from the coding sequence ATGGATCTGCTCTGCACCCGCCCCGGTTGTGCCCGTTTAAATTCTTTTCCTGACCTAGATAACCGCAACACTCTGCAAACGGCGCCACAAAAGTTTTGCACCAGTTGTCGGATGCCTTTAATCTTGGCGGGCCGATATTTGCCGGTTAAATTATTAGGCCAGGGAGGGTTTGGAGCAGCCTATCTAGCCCTGGACCGATTTACCCCCACCATGCCCTTTTGCGTAGTTAAACAGTTTCAGCCGTCGGGCAATTTAAATCAGCAACAATTGGATTTGGCTTTGTCCCTGTTTGAAAGGGAAGCGGTGGTGTTGGAAAAGTTGGGCAATCGCCATGGTCAGATTCCCGATTTGTTTGCCTACTTTCCCCTCCTGGTAGACAATCCCCGTACGGGGAGACAGGATCAATTTTTTTATTTGGTACAGGAATTTATTAATGGCCAGGACTTAGAAAAGACCATTGAAAAACATGGCCCAATGCAAGAATCGGAAGTGCGTTGGGTGTTGACGGAAATGCTCAATATTCTCAGTTTTGTCCATGGCACCGGAGCTATTCATCGGGACATTAAACCCTCTAATTTAATGCGGGATCAAGAGGGTAAATTATACCTGTTGGATTTTGGCGCCGTTAAGCAGGTAACAGCGGGGGTAGGGACAGGTAATGAAAGTTCCACCGGCATTTACTCCATGGGTTTTGCTCCGCCAGAACAAATGACCGGCAGTCAGGTCTACCCCGCAACGGATTTATATTCCCTAGCCGTCACCTGTCTTTATTTATTGACGGGTAAAACAGCCCAGGATTTATATGACGCTTACCATAACCAATGGAATTGGCGATCGCCTGGTTTAAAGGTTAGTCAGTCCTTGGCGGAGGTGATTGATCGTCTGCTGTTGCCCACTCCTAAGGACCGCTACAGCAGTGCGGAGGAAGTTTTATCGGCCCTCGATGGGAGCAAAGGAAATAAAGGTCAATCGGGAACTGTCGCAAACGTATCCCAGGGTTCTAAGACCCAAATTCAACCAGCTTCAGCCAGTTCTATCCCAACGCCAGTGGCGCCAAAAACACCGGGTAAAATCAGCCAAGCAGTGCAAAATTTGCCTGTAGTTAAAGTTTTGTTCCAGGGGGCTTTAACTGGTTCAGCCATCGTTTTTTGGGGCATCATTGCTCTGAGTATTTTTCCGCAAACTAATATCAGTTTGGGCATTTTGGGGATGGCGGTGGCATTGATGCTTTTGGCTCAATTTAAACGACTGTTAGAAGTAACGGAAATGTTGAGCCTTAATACCCTAACCATTTTGGCTTTGTTGGCCATACCGGGTCTGAGCCGCTGGCCATGGATCTTAGCATTGGCGGCCCAGTTAGATTTCCCTGTCCTAGTTACGGTAATTGTTGCGGCCCTTGCCGGGGCGATCGCCGTGGTAATTACCATTGCCCTATTTTTACTTATTCTAAAACTCTTATTTGCGATTTTAAGTAAAGTTTAA
- a CDS encoding DUF389 domain-containing protein, translating to MSKSKSSGHRFSLLMLLRLRRGFTTNLDLTDGHKVQIYTQLCESVSLRDISYWIEVLFAAGIATLGLVLNSPAVIIGAMLISPLMGPILSNGMGLASGDVVLWLRAALNLLLSCSLAIVFATILVVIVPFKEITPEILARTNPTLLDLIVALFSGAVGSVATCKQAKGVAASLPGVAIAVALMPPLCVVGYGIGTYFSLGSSQGLTVARGGGLLFITNLVAIIFTAMIVFFFVNFDVRAVREAIGEWKQENPESRAVSAWLRNFPAYTTFQRVGGLPSRFFLILVTLGMISFPLTKSLEQVRRQVTHQREENQLNSTIKQVWQDNFDGGDDEFRSYIDQVKAKRDDNQVTVQLQVVTDKLYSREDEDRFVDKLASALDLSPSDITLRFVQIPTSQAVNTESIPVITQVSYLPNLRGELMGEISRSLALVSLPDALQLADYQVVLRSDNSAFKLVVVYLGDRDLQEDAQVILTNQIRRSLQINDAIVEYQRLAIDQGLIPLTIVDETAAIASAPLKLSSQTQAVLDNVGQILRSHPSLYLRLAIQRPPDSNPASLFSQTEQIRAYLSDNWQISDNRVQETTKVGEPTQVSLRIFLGDDIGAQ from the coding sequence ATGTCAAAGTCCAAGTCCTCCGGCCACCGTTTTTCCCTGCTGATGTTACTGCGTCTGCGCCGTGGCTTTACGACTAATTTGGATTTGACCGATGGACATAAGGTGCAAATCTACACCCAGTTATGTGAGTCCGTTAGCCTCAGGGACATAAGCTATTGGATTGAGGTTTTATTTGCGGCGGGCATTGCCACCCTGGGTTTGGTACTCAATAGTCCGGCGGTAATCATTGGCGCAATGCTGATTTCCCCTTTGATGGGGCCAATTTTGTCCAATGGTATGGGGTTGGCATCGGGGGACGTGGTGCTGTGGTTGAGGGCGGCGCTCAATTTATTACTGAGCTGTAGTTTAGCCATTGTTTTCGCCACCATTCTGGTGGTCATCGTTCCTTTTAAGGAAATTACTCCGGAAATTTTAGCTAGAACTAACCCTACCCTGTTAGACCTAATTGTGGCCCTATTTTCCGGGGCCGTGGGCTCGGTGGCCACCTGTAAACAGGCCAAGGGGGTGGCTGCTTCTTTACCGGGGGTGGCGATCGCCGTAGCATTGATGCCGCCATTATGCGTGGTGGGCTATGGCATTGGCACCTATTTCAGCTTGGGTTCTTCCCAGGGCTTGACCGTGGCCAGGGGGGGAGGATTGTTATTTATCACCAACCTAGTGGCCATTATTTTCACCGCCATGATCGTGTTCTTTTTTGTCAACTTCGACGTGCGGGCGGTGCGGGAAGCCATTGGGGAATGGAAACAGGAAAATCCAGAAAGTCGCGCGGTTAGTGCTTGGCTGAGGAATTTCCCTGCCTATACGACCTTCCAGCGGGTGGGGGGATTGCCCAGTCGCTTTTTCTTGATCCTGGTTACCCTAGGGATGATTTCCTTTCCTTTGACCAAATCCCTGGAACAGGTGCGACGCCAAGTGACCCACCAACGGGAAGAAAACCAACTTAATTCCACCATTAAACAGGTCTGGCAGGATAATTTTGACGGGGGCGATGATGAATTTCGTTCTTACATTGACCAGGTGAAAGCGAAACGGGATGACAACCAAGTGACAGTGCAACTCCAGGTGGTGACCGACAAGCTCTACAGCCGGGAAGATGAAGACCGCTTTGTGGACAAGTTGGCCTCTGCCCTCGACCTTAGCCCCAGTGACATTACTTTGCGGTTTGTGCAAATTCCCACTAGTCAAGCGGTCAATACGGAATCCATTCCGGTCATTACCCAGGTTAGTTATCTACCGAATCTACGGGGGGAATTAATGGGGGAAATTAGTCGTTCCCTCGCCCTGGTGAGCTTGCCTGACGCTCTGCAATTAGCAGATTACCAAGTAGTACTCCGGAGCGATAATTCCGCTTTTAAGCTGGTGGTTGTGTACCTTGGTGACCGGGACCTACAGGAAGATGCCCAGGTTATTCTTACCAATCAAATTCGGCGATCGTTACAGATCAATGATGCCATTGTGGAATACCAACGTCTCGCCATCGACCAAGGGCTTATTCCCCTCACCATTGTGGATGAAACTGCGGCGATCGCCAGTGCTCCCCTGAAACTTTCCAGCCAGACCCAAGCAGTGCTCGACAATGTGGGACAAATTCTCCGATCCCATCCCTCTCTGTATTTACGGCTTGCCATCCAACGTCCCCCAGATAGCAATCCCGCCAGTCTTTTTTCCCAAACAGAGCAAATTAGAGCCTATCTGAGCGATAACTGGCAAATTTCCGATAACCGAGTCCAGGAAACCACAAAAGTAGGGGAACCAACCCAGGTCTCCCTCCGTATTTTTTTAGGGGACGATATTGGGGCCCAGTAG
- a CDS encoding DUF1816 domain-containing protein — protein MFGVLLFLVFFCAVSLAFFANRKWWIRVSTQSPRCIYYFGPFTSQEEAIAHHQGYLQDLEMEGAQGIEYKIELSHKPKKLTVED, from the coding sequence ATGTTTGGCGTTCTGCTGTTCCTTGTTTTCTTCTGTGCCGTCAGTCTAGCCTTTTTTGCCAACCGTAAATGGTGGATTCGTGTTTCCACCCAATCTCCCCGCTGTATCTACTATTTTGGCCCCTTTACTTCCCAAGAAGAGGCGATCGCCCACCACCAAGGTTACCTCCAGGATTTGGAAATGGAGGGAGCCCAGGGCATCGAATATAAGATAGAACTCTCCCATAAACCGAAAAAATTAACCGTCGAAGATTAA
- a CDS encoding Bax inhibitor-1 family protein, which yields MSNTSNFRQIMAEAKGQSLIGPNVIKNALPYLGGGLVLTAAGTFGGLSIIQGNPGLFMPTFWAALIGNFILFFVAMRVAESGNNATALPLLTLYSLLSGYTLSGIIYLALQTSGVGIQGIGVAALGCGVTFVVARSIGSNLSEEDGIALSKTVSLALIGLVVVMLLQIVLSFFGVITPTFLEVAISGFGVLLFAGVSVVDFFVLPRTYRDDQYLAASLSMYLTYINLFIFILRLLIALNGRD from the coding sequence ATGAGTAATACCAGCAATTTTCGTCAGATCATGGCGGAGGCAAAAGGCCAAAGTCTGATCGGGCCAAACGTGATAAAAAATGCCCTCCCCTATCTTGGCGGAGGTTTGGTGCTGACGGCGGCGGGAACCTTCGGTGGTCTCAGCATTATTCAGGGTAATCCCGGCCTATTTATGCCCACTTTTTGGGCTGCTTTAATCGGCAACTTTATTCTCTTTTTTGTTGCCATGCGGGTGGCGGAAAGTGGCAATAACGCAACAGCTTTGCCCCTGTTAACCCTGTATAGTTTGCTATCTGGTTATACCCTGAGTGGCATTATTTACCTGGCCCTGCAAACCAGTGGGGTAGGTATCCAAGGCATTGGTGTGGCGGCCTTGGGCTGTGGCGTAACCTTTGTGGTGGCCCGTAGTATTGGTTCTAACTTATCGGAAGAAGATGGCATTGCCCTGAGCAAAACCGTCAGCTTAGCCTTAATTGGCTTAGTAGTGGTGATGCTTCTCCAAATAGTGCTGAGCTTTTTTGGAGTCATTACCCCCACCTTTTTGGAAGTAGCTATTTCTGGCTTCGGTGTGTTGCTGTTTGCTGGGGTTTCGGTGGTGGACTTTTTTGTTTTGCCCCGCACCTATCGGGATGATCAGTATTTGGCCGCTTCCCTCTCCATGTATTTGACCTATATCAACCTGTTCATTTTCATTCTGCGTCTATTGATCGCCCTTAACGGTCGGGACTAA
- the pds gene encoding 15-cis-phytoene desaturase, which translates to MRVVIAGAGLAGLACAKYLADAGFTPIVLERRDVLGGKIAAWKDEDGDWYETGLHIFFGAYPNMLQLFKELDIEDRLQWKEHSMIFNQPEKPGTYSRFDFPDIPAPINGLVAILRNNDMLTWPEKIRFGLGLLPAIVQGQSYVEEMDKYTWSEWMAKQNIPPRIEKEVFIAMSKALNFIDPDEISATILLTALNRFLQEKDGSKMAFLDGAPPERLCQPLVDYIAERGGEVHLNKPLKEILLNEDGSVQGYLIRGLDGAADEVIQADLYVSAMPVDPLKTMVPEPWREYPEFKQIQGLEGVPVINLHLWFDRKLTDIDHLLFSRSPLLSVYADMSNTCREYSDPDKSMLELVLAPAQDWIGKSDEEIVAATMAEIEKLFPQHFAGDNSAKLLKSHVVKTPRSVYKATPGRQACRPDQRTSVPNFYLAGDFTMQKYLGSMEGAVLSGKQCAQAIAADFTPQAVPLAPEIVTVG; encoded by the coding sequence ATGCGCGTTGTGATCGCCGGAGCCGGATTAGCCGGACTAGCCTGTGCCAAATACTTAGCCGATGCGGGATTTACCCCCATTGTGTTGGAACGTCGGGATGTATTGGGCGGGAAGATCGCCGCATGGAAGGATGAAGACGGGGATTGGTACGAAACTGGCCTGCATATTTTCTTTGGGGCTTATCCCAATATGTTGCAGTTGTTTAAGGAATTGGACATCGAAGATCGGCTGCAATGGAAAGAGCACAGCATGATCTTCAATCAACCAGAAAAACCTGGTACTTACTCCCGTTTTGATTTTCCTGACATTCCCGCTCCCATCAACGGTTTGGTGGCCATTCTCCGTAATAACGATATGTTGACCTGGCCGGAAAAGATTCGTTTTGGCCTAGGTTTATTGCCCGCCATTGTCCAGGGCCAAAGCTATGTGGAAGAGATGGATAAATACACTTGGTCGGAGTGGATGGCAAAGCAAAATATTCCGCCCCGCATCGAAAAAGAAGTGTTCATTGCCATGAGTAAGGCATTGAATTTTATTGACCCTGATGAAATTTCCGCCACCATTTTACTGACCGCATTAAACCGCTTTTTGCAGGAAAAAGATGGCTCCAAAATGGCTTTTCTTGACGGTGCACCGCCGGAACGTCTTTGCCAACCATTGGTAGATTACATCGCTGAGCGGGGTGGAGAGGTTCACCTAAATAAACCCCTCAAAGAAATTTTGTTAAATGAGGATGGTTCCGTACAAGGTTACCTAATCCGGGGTTTGGATGGGGCGGCCGATGAGGTAATTCAAGCTGATTTGTACGTGTCTGCCATGCCGGTGGATCCGCTAAAAACCATGGTGCCAGAACCTTGGCGGGAATACCCTGAGTTTAAGCAAATTCAAGGTTTAGAAGGAGTACCGGTAATTAATCTCCACCTTTGGTTTGATCGTAAGCTAACGGACATTGACCATCTGCTTTTTTCGCGATCGCCGTTGTTAAGCGTTTATGCCGACATGAGCAATACCTGCCGGGAATATAGTGACCCGGATAAATCCATGTTGGAATTGGTACTGGCTCCGGCCCAGGATTGGATCGGTAAATCCGACGAAGAAATTGTGGCGGCCACCATGGCAGAGATTGAAAAGCTGTTTCCCCAGCATTTTGCCGGTGATAACTCGGCTAAATTACTCAAATCCCATGTGGTTAAAACCCCCCGTTCCGTTTACAAAGCGACCCCTGGCCGCCAGGCTTGTCGCCCTGACCAACGCACTTCGGTGCCTAACTTTTACCTCGCTGGGGACTTCACCATGCAAAAATACTTGGGCAGCATGGAAGGGGCCGTACTTTCTGGCAAACAATGCGCCCAGGCGATCGCCGCTGATTTTACCCCCCAAGCCGTTCCCCTAGCCCCCGAAATAGTTACCGTGGGGTAA
- the crtB gene encoding 15-cis-phytoene synthase CrtB, which produces MLQLPKPSPSAKPCASVEEAYEICRQVTAQYAKTFYLGTLLMPTAKRRAIWAIYLWCRRTDELVDGPQAATTTPETLDHWERRLESIFAGQPQDDADVALVDTLETFPLDIQPFRDMIAGQRMDLYRSRYQTFEELDLYCYRVAGTVGLMSSAVLGVDTGNGQTPWQPDAVYIPQEEAIALGVANQLTNILRDVGEDVERGRIYLPLEDLEKFNYSEQDLLNGVNDDRWRSLMKFEIDRARRYFEDAERGIRALNRDARWPVWTALMLYKGILDVIEANDYNVFDRRAYVPTPKKLLYLPVAWLRAQVL; this is translated from the coding sequence ATGTTACAACTGCCCAAACCGTCTCCATCTGCAAAGCCCTGTGCTTCTGTTGAGGAAGCCTACGAAATTTGTCGTCAAGTAACCGCCCAGTACGCAAAAACCTTTTATCTGGGAACTTTGTTGATGCCGACCGCCAAAAGAAGGGCGATTTGGGCCATTTACCTCTGGTGCCGCAGGACTGACGAACTAGTGGATGGACCCCAGGCGGCCACCACCACTCCGGAGACATTGGATCATTGGGAACGACGATTGGAGTCCATTTTTGCCGGTCAGCCCCAGGACGACGCCGATGTGGCCTTGGTGGATACCCTGGAAACTTTTCCCCTGGATATCCAGCCCTTCCGGGATATGATCGCCGGTCAGCGAATGGACCTTTACCGTTCCCGCTACCAGACCTTTGAAGAATTAGATTTATATTGTTATCGGGTGGCAGGCACCGTCGGTTTGATGTCCAGTGCCGTTTTGGGGGTAGATACAGGCAACGGCCAAACTCCCTGGCAACCGGATGCGGTCTACATTCCCCAGGAAGAGGCGATCGCCTTAGGCGTAGCGAACCAGCTGACCAACATTTTGCGGGACGTGGGGGAAGACGTGGAACGGGGCCGAATTTATCTACCCCTGGAAGATCTGGAAAAGTTTAATTATAGCGAACAGGATTTACTCAACGGGGTAAACGACGACCGTTGGCGTAGTCTAATGAAATTTGAAATTGACCGGGCCCGGCGTTATTTTGAAGATGCGGAACGGGGTATCCGGGCTTTAAATCGAGATGCCCGTTGGCCCGTATGGACAGCATTAATGTTGTATAAAGGCATTCTGGATGTTATCGAAGCCAACGATTACAATGTGTTTGATCGCCGGGCCTATGTGCCTACCCCCAAGAAGCTATTATATTTGCCAGTGGCTTGGTTGCGAGCCCAGGTGCTTTAA
- a CDS encoding MAPEG family protein: MTKTDLLWPALITALTAVLYLVLVINVGRARAKYGVMPPATTGNEDFERVLRVQYNTLEQLALFLPGLWLFAIYRDPIIASILGGLWILGRILYAWGYYRAAEKRMVGFALGSLSSIILVLGALLSILWQLGQISQF, encoded by the coding sequence ATGACAAAAACAGATTTACTCTGGCCAGCCTTGATCACTGCTTTGACAGCGGTGCTTTACCTAGTGCTGGTCATTAATGTGGGGCGGGCTCGGGCTAAATATGGGGTAATGCCACCAGCCACCACCGGCAATGAAGATTTTGAGCGGGTATTGAGGGTGCAATATAATACCCTAGAGCAGTTGGCCTTGTTCTTGCCCGGATTATGGTTGTTTGCCATTTACCGAGATCCGATTATTGCCAGCATTTTAGGGGGGCTTTGGATATTGGGGCGCATCCTCTATGCCTGGGGCTATTACCGGGCGGCGGAAAAAAGAATGGTTGGTTTTGCCCTTGGTTCCCTTAGTTCCATAATTTTAGTTTTGGGGGCACTGCTCTCAATCCTTTGGCAGTTGGGGCAAATATCCCAGTTTTGA
- the ureA gene encoding urease subunit gamma — translation MQLSPQEKDKLLIFTASLVAERRKARGLKLNYPEAVAYISAAILEGARDGRTVADLMDYGATLLNRDDVMEGIPEMLPEVQVEATFPDGTKLVTVHNPIR, via the coding sequence ATGCAGTTAAGTCCCCAAGAAAAAGATAAATTATTGATTTTTACCGCCAGCCTGGTGGCGGAACGTCGCAAAGCCCGGGGCTTGAAATTGAATTATCCTGAAGCTGTGGCCTATATTTCTGCCGCTATTCTTGAAGGAGCTAGGGATGGACGCACCGTGGCGGATTTGATGGACTACGGCGCCACCCTCTTAAACCGGGATGACGTGATGGAAGGAATACCGGAAATGTTGCCCGAAGTGCAGGTGGAAGCAACTTTTCCCGATGGCACCAAATTGGTAACGGTCCACAATCCCATTCGCTAA
- a CDS encoding transporter substrate-binding domain-containing protein, with product MLILRRLILVVSLSFATIAVDLTTGQWTEPVQGQDIVSSQTLKVGVVGNPPFVVYGENDIDATGISLDVWQAIAQSQQWDSQYLRQKSISEGIKAVAEGELDILIGPISITPERAAIKGIIFSQPYFSSGIGLLIPGKPASLWERLAPFFGLAALSSAGILILLLFLVGNLIWLAEHRANPEQFPPHYPDGLHNGMWFALVTLTTVGYGDQSPKTKLGQLVAGVWMVVALLSFSSITAGLASAFTTALSEANATPAFRSVGDLKNKDVAVVQDTTAVDWAKFYRAEITEVSSLKGAVTLLERKQVDAVMFDRPALIYYTRRNPHINLEVTEIRVSLEPYGFVLRENSPMQRVINVQILDLLYGRVITRFTERWLGAEVEENQDLVQ from the coding sequence ATGTTAATCCTGCGTCGCCTAATTCTGGTGGTCTCCCTTAGTTTTGCCACGATCGCCGTTGATTTGACCACAGGCCAATGGACTGAACCAGTGCAGGGCCAGGACATAGTCAGTTCGCAAACATTAAAAGTAGGAGTAGTGGGTAATCCTCCATTTGTGGTTTATGGTGAGAATGATATAGATGCTACTGGCATTAGTCTGGATGTCTGGCAGGCCATAGCCCAATCCCAGCAATGGGACTCGCAATACTTACGTCAGAAATCAATTTCCGAAGGCATTAAAGCAGTAGCAGAAGGAGAATTGGATATTTTGATCGGCCCCATCAGCATCACCCCGGAACGGGCCGCCATAAAGGGTATTATTTTCTCCCAACCCTATTTTAGTAGTGGGATTGGCCTTTTAATTCCCGGGAAACCGGCCAGCTTGTGGGAAAGGTTAGCTCCTTTTTTCGGCCTGGCGGCCCTATCTTCGGCAGGTATTCTCATTCTCCTATTGTTTTTGGTGGGCAACTTAATTTGGCTAGCGGAGCATCGTGCCAATCCAGAACAGTTTCCCCCCCACTACCCAGATGGGTTACACAATGGTATGTGGTTTGCCCTTGTAACTCTGACAACGGTGGGCTATGGCGATCAATCGCCGAAAACAAAATTGGGACAACTGGTAGCAGGCGTCTGGATGGTGGTGGCATTGCTGAGCTTTTCTTCCATTACGGCGGGTTTGGCCTCAGCTTTTACCACCGCTCTTTCCGAAGCCAATGCAACCCCTGCGTTTAGAAGTGTGGGTGACTTAAAAAATAAAGATGTGGCAGTGGTGCAGGATACCACAGCAGTAGATTGGGCCAAATTTTATCGAGCCGAAATCACCGAGGTCAGCAGCTTAAAGGGGGCAGTAACCCTACTAGAACGAAAGCAAGTTGATGCAGTGATGTTTGATCGACCAGCATTAATTTACTATACTAGACGAAATCCCCATATTAACTTGGAAGTAACGGAGATTCGTGTTTCTCTAGAACCCTATGGTTTTGTGCTCAGGGAAAATAGCCCCATGCAAAGAGTTATCAATGTACAAATACTAGATCTACTCTACGGTAGGGTAATTACTCGATTTACGGAACGCTGGCTGGGGGCGGAGGTGGAGGAAAATCAAGACCTAGTTCAATAA